Proteins from a genomic interval of Quercus robur chromosome 9, dhQueRobu3.1, whole genome shotgun sequence:
- the LOC126700048 gene encoding probable carbohydrate esterase At4g34215, producing MPLTIFLAFLLAFSVVQSQELSPTKIFLLAGQSNMAGRGGVNNDTWNMIIPPESTPSPFILRLSSNETWVVAHEPLHKDIDDTKVCGVGPGMPFAHEVLAEDPNFGVIGLVPCAIGGTMIAEWAKGSDNYKKLVKRAGASLRSGGKIEALLWYQGESDTLHQTDANMYKERLYNFFTNIRSDLNCSNLPIIQVALASGYDSTLEEIVRAVQLENDLPNLQIVDAKGLPLEGDNLHLSTPAQVQLGKMLADAFLNNFPKPIQ from the exons atgcctctAACCATTTTTCTAGCATTTCTTCTGGCCTTCTCTGTCGTTCAATCCCAAGAACTCAGCCCCACAAAGATATTTCTTTTGGCTGGGCAGAGCAACATGGCTGGGCGTGGTGGGGTTAACAACGACACATGGAACATGATAATCCCCCCAGAGAGCACCCCCAGCCCTTTCATTCTACGACTCAGTTCAAACGAGACCTGGGTTGTAGCTCATGAGCCTCTTCACAAAGACATCGACGATACAAAGGTCTGTGGAGTTGGACCGGGCATGCCTTTTGCTCATGAGGTTTTGGCGGAGGACCCCAACTTTGGGGTGATTGGTCTTGTGCCCTGTGCCATTGGAGGGACTATGATCGCTGAATGGGCCAAGGGTTCTGATAATTACAAGAAGTTGGTGAAAAGAGCTGGTGCTTCCTTGAGGAGTGGTGGCAAAATCGAAGCACTTCTATGGTATCAAGGGGAATCTGATACTCTTCATCAAACCGATGCCAATATGTATAAAGAAAGGCTCTATAATTTCTTTACCAACATCAGAAGTGATCTGAACTGTTCTAATCTCCCTATAATACAG GTGGCTCTAGCTTCAGGTTATGACAGCACTCTAGAAGAAATTGTTAGAGCAGTTCAGCTGGAAAATGACCTCCCAAACCTACAAATCGTTGATGCAAAAGGTTTGCCACTTGAAGGAGATAATCTACACCTGTCAACCCCAGCCCAGGTTCAACTTGGAAAAATGTTGGCTGATGCATTCCTTAACAACTTCCCAAAGCCCATCCAGTGA
- the LOC126699851 gene encoding probable carbohydrate esterase At4g34215 produces MSLNFFLAFLLASSIVQSQELSPKKIFLLAGQSNMVGEGGVKNNTWDMKIPPESNPSPFILRLNSNKTWFVAHEPLHNDIDTTKVCGVGPGMPFAHEVLAKDPNFGVIGLVPCAIGGTMITEWAKGTIHYTDLVERANASLRSGGKIKALLWYQGESDTQNQTDANLYKERLYKFFIDIRNDLNSPNLPIIQVALASGFNSTLEEIVRAAQLENDLPNLQTIDAKGLPLEDDGLHLSTPAQVRLGKMLADAFLNNFPKPIQ; encoded by the exons AtgtctctaaatttttttctagcCTTTCTTCTGGCCTCCTCTATTGTTCAATCTCAAGAACTCAGCCCCAAAAAGATATTTCTTTTGGCTGGGCAAAGCAACATGGTTGGGGAAGGCGGGGTTAAGAACAACACATGGGACATGAAAATCCCCCCTGAAAGCAATCCCAGCCCTTTCATTCTACGACTCAATTCCAACAAGACTTGGTTTGTAGCTCATGAGCCTCTTCACAATGATATTGACACAACAAAGGTATGTGGAGTTGGACCAGGCATGCCTTTTGCTCATGAGGTTTTGGCAAAGGACCCCAACTTTGGGGTGATTGGTCTTGTGCCCTGTGCCATTGGAGGGACTATGATCACTGAATGGGCCAAGGGAACTATTCATTACACAGATTTGGTGGAAAGAGCTAATGCTTCCTTGAGGAGTGGTGGCAAAATCAAAGCACTCCTATGGTATCAAGGGGAATCTGATACTCAGAATCAAACAGATGCCAATTTATATAAAGAAAGACTCTATAAGTTCTTCATTGACATTAGGAATGATCTAAACTCTCCTAATCTCCCTATAATACAG GTGGCTCTAGCTTCAGGTTTTAACAGCACTTTAGAAGAAATTGTTAGAGCAGCTCAGCTGGAAAATGACCTCCCAAACCTGCAAACCATTGATGCAAAAGGTCTGCCACTTGAAGATGATGGGCTACACCTATCAACCCCAGCCCAGGTTCGACTCGGGAAAATGTTGGCTGATGCATTCCTTAACAACTTCCCAAAGCCCATCCAGTGA
- the LOC126700752 gene encoding receptor-like protein EIX2: MKCDKLKALNLGNNNFTNSIPASIGSLTLLKSLHLYYNKFFGNLTSSVRNCEKLVTIDVAENEFSGSIPSWIGHRCSSLMILSLCTNNFHGHIPEELCALTSLQILDLSHNKLFGHIPRCVKNLSAMATKNNSNHQMNFNLSTYFYGEAVPLESALLVIMGKIREYSTILQLVKSIDFSMNSISGEIPKEVTSLQGLQSLNLSYNLLIGSIPENVGFMGSLESIDFSVNQLSGQIPLSISSLTFLNHLNLSYKNLIGKIPLITQLQSLNASSFFGNKLCGLPLTDNCSKNGGKPNNENKGSKYTGGVEVDWFYVSMALGFVIGFWIVVHTNPSVKVFDNHCTV, translated from the exons ATGAAGTGCGACAAGTTGAAGGCCTTAAATTTGGGAAACAATAATTTCACTAATAGCATTCCAGCATCCATTGGATCTTTGACTCTTCTTAAGTCTTTGCACTTATACTACAACAAATTCTTTGGGAACTTAACATCGTCTGTGAGAAATTGTGAAAAGTTGGTGACAATTGATGTTGCTGAAAATGAGTTTTCTGGAAGCATACCTTCATGGATAGGACATAGATGTTCAAGCTTGATGATTCTCAGTCTTTGCACAAATAATTTCCATGGTCACATTCCGGAAGAACTTTGTGCTCTAACTTCACTCCAAATCTTAGACCTTTCTCATAACAAGCTATTTGGACATATACCTAGATGTGTTAAAAATTTGAGTGCCATGgccacaaaaaataattcaaatcaccaaatgaattttaatttgtcAACATATTTTTATGGTGAAGCTGTCCCACTTGAAAGTGCATTGCTTGTGATAATGGGGAAAATTCGTGAGTATAGCACCATTCTTCAATTGGTAAAAAGTATAGACTTTTCCATGAATAGTATATCGGGAGAGATCCCCAAAGAAGTCACTAGTCTCCAAGGATTACAGTCATTGAATTTGTCATATAATCTCTTGATTGGAAGTATTCCGGAGAATGTAGGTTTTATGGGATCACTAGAATCTATTGATTTCTCTGTGAACCAACTTTCAGGTCAAATTCCCTTAAGCATATCAAGTTTGACATTTTTAAATCATCTAAACTTGTCATACAAAAATTTGATTGGAAAAATCCCTTTAATCACTCAACTACAGAGCCTCAATGCATCTAGTTTTTTTGGAAACAAGCTTTGTGGACTACCACTTACTGATAATTGTTCTAAAAATGGTGGAAAACCCAACAATGAAAACAAAGGGAGTAAATACACCGGTGGTGTTGAAGTGGATTGGTTCTATGTGAGTATGGCACTTGGTTTtgtgattgggttttggatt GTAGTCCATACCAATCCATCAGTCAAGGTTTTTGACAATCATTGCACAGTTTAA